The genomic DNA AGTTTGCGGCAGATAGGCTATCAATCACCGGTGGTGAAGGTTGAGGATAGCGCGGATGTTCTCCCATCGTCGGCGATGTCCGTCCACTGACTTCACTAGACTGAGTTAGATAGTAGTTGCCTTGTGTTGCATGCCGGAGCTCTGCTTGACTGGTATCGTCACTTCCGGAACTATTGTGCGAAGATGTGCTGACGAGGGAACTGACAGAATGCATACGCATAATCGGGTACGTTTGTAGGTCGGTAACGTTTCGTGCACGATGCGTGGGTACGAGAGATGAGCTCGTCCGAGGGTGCGACGGAAATCCCGGGTCGGAATGGTGCATATTGTCGTCACAGTCTTCTCCGTTCTCACTGTCTTCGGATAGGGAAAGACTAGCGTCGGTTTCACGCGTATAGCTGCGCTGGCGTTGAAGATTGACGATAGGAAGCTGCGGAGCTGAAGCCGTACTGGACCAAGAGAAACGCCGTCCACTCTTGGGAGAGGGTAGGTTGTTTGGATCAGCAAAGTACGACGATTCGTCGTTGGAAgaatcatcatcgtcgtcatcggtACTACTATGATGATAAGATTCGTTCGCAAGGGGTATATTGGTAACGCCGTGCTCTCCATGTGCTTTTGCAGGCGAGGAAGATTGAGCACCACTGTGGAAAGGAGAAACTTCGGAGTGTTCTGTCAAGtgcggaagaaagatatctTGGATCGAGTCGATATTTTGATCCTCCCCATTTTTGATTAATGGGAAGGATTCCATAGAATCTATTGCACCATCAACAAATGGAGAAGTGGTATCATCGTTGCCGGTTGTTTCGAGAGACGCTGTTTGCGGTACAGAGGCTTTTGATGCAGCGAGTGGATCGACATGAGCGGGCATCAGGGGGGAAATAGAGTCTGATGTGTCCATCAGAACCGGTCGGAGACTTTCTTCCGCATCAGGACTCTTCAGAGGATCTGCTGAAGAGAAATTTTCCAAGGAATGCGATGCTTCCGACGTTTTTAATTCATCCAAACGGTCGTTATTCAAACTCAGACCAGTCGAAACGCTCGGCAAGCTAGCAGCCGTGATATCTGAATGGCCATTACGGAACACAATTTTCTCGTCGAGCTGATTGGGAGCTGGGTTCGGCAGTTGAGCGCCAGCTTCCTGTGCGGGCACGAAATTGGGCATGATTCGTTATCAGTCAGATGGAGCGATTCTGCGAAGCAAAGAACACCAATGGGATGTATGAACCAGCTCTGTACGTCCTTAATGGGTCGGCTTCCTATCTATCGTTAGCGACTGTTCTATGCAGAGTGTATGAGTCTTTGTTGATGCATTCTCGACACCTGTTAATGACGAACGAGCGATAAAGACGGGTGAGACaaggaggaaaagaagacgaaaaagCGGTATTTTACTCGCAGTCTAGCAAGACGCACACCGAAACGGCCGTGGTTCGGATGGGAGGACGATGGCCTTCTAGCAGTAGAGCAGAAGAGCGTTGAGCCCTTCACTGTCTGTCTGTATCTGTGTATATAGGAAATGGAACACAGACATCGACAGTGACATTTACTAATTTATGCAGAAATTCACGAAACCCTGTCACATCAACTGGTCCCCATTCACATACATATGCGGATTATCCAATCAACATATAGCAGCTTAATATCGCAAATGAACCACATTCTGCTATCTTGTTCTACTTGTAGCTTCGGATTTTGCTGAATAAAATTGTAGGTACAGGAAAACTCAAGATGTTTCCGAGCACGCCCGCCCCCTTTTTACTGAAGGAAAACAGTCGTGTCTCCAGCAACAGTACCTCATAGCAGAATTATAGATTTTACAATCCACATCCGGACTTTTCGGAGGTCAACAAACGAACTGTAAATGGTAGGAAGATATGTGACATTCTTTGCCAACCACAGAATTTCTGCAAATCGTACACACGGACAGGTAGAGATCCTTATAGGCAAATTTACAGTCACAGTCGACTCATTTTTCTCATGTTGCCTACCTCATTGCAATGCCCCATGTCATGTCACTCTGCACTGACAGGAATGTCATTTTGCCGGCACTTTCCCAGGAATCCAGCATACCGTAGCGCTTTCGAAGTACATTGCATCCTCCCAAAAAGCTAAAATCAAATCCAATCCATAGTTCGACTGCTTTTGTCAGGAAAAGATCTGAAAACCAGACAGCAGCGCTTGTATTTCCGGAACGTGTGCAAGTATCATCAGGCTTTTTATTTGCACAAATTGAaaaactgacagtgagactAACGTCTGGTATCAAAAGGGGAGCAAACTCCTTCCCAATAAAATTGATTGCCACATTGTCAATCATTATGCCTCGATTTGAAAATCCGTCCTCCTACGCGACCGCCACTGTCCAAGTTCTTTTAGAAAAGGCACAAAAAATcctggaaaaggaaatccaAGCGTCAACACTCTTCGATCACAGTGACGATAGTGAAGGAGACGACCCGAATAGCTGCAAAAAAGGAGAAGCTACTATTCCGCTTTTTGACATCAATGAAGTCATTCTTGGTAGGGTCGTTGGTCGCGGCGGTTTTTGCGTGGTAAGAGAAATCACTGCCATCCGACTCGATGGTGCCAAGAAACAGTCCTATTCTACATGGCGATCGCGTCGCTTATTGCAATCAACATCGTCGTCCTTAAGCAAAACTTCCCGTACTCGCTCTCATAGCGATGCTGATATTGACGTATCCTCGCGCGAACGTCTAGCACGCAGGGTTTGGTCCAAGCAGGGCGGTACATATGCCGTCAAGCATGTCGATCCCGAATTGTTACAGAACGATCGGGTGGCATTCCTTCGCGGTCATGTTGACCTCGCCCTCGAAGCCAAATTTCTCGCCTCTCTTCACCACCAGCATATTCTACAATTACGTGGTATGTGCAGCATACCTCCACACGAAACTCCAGGATACTTTATTATTATAGACGAATTACCCGAGATTCTGCCTAAGCGACTGAATTCCTGGATGCATCTGCATCGGACGACCAAAGGTATCACTGGAATGATGACAGGTGGACGACGCAAGGCTTCGAGCCTTTTGACGGAACGATTACTTGTGGCCTACGATATTGCCGAGGGCGTCGACTATTTACACAGCAAAGGCATAATCTACCGCGATTTGGTAAGTACGCAAGGGGATTGCATTCTCGATTGATCACCAAACTTACGCTCTTTTGTATGGGCACATAGAAACCCGACAACATTGGTTTCGATTCAGAAGGTATTTTAAAGATATTCGATTTCGGGTTGGCGAAGGAGCTTCGGGAGGAAGAACGTAACGTGGACGGATTGTACAATATGACTGGCTTTACTGGGGCTGTGCGCTACATGGCTCCGGAGGTTGGCCTACGACAGCCCTATAATCTTAAAGCTGATATTTACAGCTGGTCCATGCTAATGTGGTATATGATGGCCCTTGAACCGCCGATGGGGTTCTATTCCCCCTCCATGTTTATTGATAGAGTATTCCAGAAAGGCTATCGCCCTGCCGTCAAAGAGAAGTGGCCGGAAGGGCTCAAGCAATTGATGAAAGACGCATGGTCCGACGACACGGAGGAGCGGCCTTCTTTTCAAGAAATTATGACCGTGCTGACAAACGAGGTTGCTCGAGTCGACCCTCAAGTTGCTTCTTTTATGGGAGACTCATCCGAAATGAGCCAAATACCTGCCAAACCTCCGCTTGAAGTTAAGCTAGCTTGACACGAAAGTGCTTAAAGTATTGAAAATGAAAATCGTCTAACATTGGAAGCGGCGTCTCGACTATTACTTTCGACTAACTCAGCGAAAGTGGAATAAGATTTATCCCGTCCATTTCACATCGTAGGAAATTCAAGGTTACAACCGAATTCACGTCAGAAATGCTGGCTCGATCACTTGCCGCCCCTTTCTGCCCAACCCACAAGCAATCTTCAAACGAAACTTCCGCTCCATCTCCATAAAACGATATACTGGATCCTTTTGCACGCCTGAATGTTACTCCACGTATCAGCGCGTTTTTGGCCTGTGGTCCGAATAGAAAGTGCCCAGTCCCACCAGCGGCGTCCATGGTACAATCGTCACATTCCAAAACAATGTTCTCGGCATTAACATAGATAGGCTCGTTTCGGGGCCCGTAGTAGTAGTGCTTTTTCGGGGGCGTGAGCTTGGCCTTGGGGCAAATTGCCAAACGTATCTCAGGCTCAAAATACAGCGAATCATCCTCGAACACCCCATCAAAGTCGTCATCCATCCACGCAAAATATTCAGTCCAGTGCAAAAATCTTCTAGCAGAGTATGTATTAGCTTCTTGAACTGCATCTCGCAATGTCGACCAACTATCAAACCCGGCTGTTCGACCGTCAGAGCACATCTTTGGTCTAACCTGAGGCTTCCAGTCCAATTCGTAGGGAGATAACTTCATTGCAGCTTTTTTGTTCCATCGTCCGTTTATCTCTGTGTCGTTTAATGACTGCTCGTCTACAACCATTAGAACGCTGTGCCACCCCGTTGGGCTTTTCGTTACGACCCGTTCCAACCCTATCCCATCGGCACTATGAGGATTCTTCCGTGAGGCAATATTGCTAAAAGACATCTTCGGGTCCACCATAGTGACTCGCAGATGGGGCCCCATACTTCGTTCTCGAGCTGCGATTCTTGAGAACGACGGTGTTTGCGCAGTCTCCATGAAGTGAATCGAAATAGAAATGCCAGCCGATGCACCAACGAACGCAGACAGCACCGCAACAACTCCAATGAAGCAGGCGGTCCAGACCAATTCTTTCCTGCACCGGAGGAAAGAGGATGAGAAATAAAAAGCTACATCGATATTTGCATACCGAAATTCAATGATCTGAGAACGCACCAGGAGACGGAAAATGCGTCCCGATCAAATTGAAGCAAGGCCGAGTCGGGCATGTCAACTTGACCGCCATCGAGTCCTAACGCCGAAGCAGCGCTGCGATCGCTATTGCTAGGCAACGAGCTATTGCTTGATGGCGTTCTTTTATGCGAAGGCCGTTGCTGCCTTCTTGTGGCACTTTTCATCTTTAGTTACGATCCCTTGGTGAATCAAAGCAAGGCATGTCTAAATGACATCAGTGCTGCCTCATTTTGGTAAATGGTTGTAGGCAGGCTCTGCCTTTAATGCCGTGTTTTGTACCCAAACAGCGCATTGAACcgcattaactgtaaaggtTTTGAACTCACCGCATTCAAAGTACTAAATGTAACTCTTTTTTATCGTGGTTCACGTAGAGTCAGTAGAAAATTTACGCTTAACTCTAATCCAAGAGACTGCTCAAGTAAAATACTACTCTGTCCGGGGCAGTACCCTGTGCTCCGTCTCTAGCAAGAAGAGCTTGAGAAAGCTTTGACATCTCAAACGCCAATGTAATAATGATGTATCAGACAAGTCATGAGCTTGAGTAAGGGTTAAAGGtcaatgcaccttcttctAGCAGCTCTCGTGTGACCACTGTTTGTTGCGAAATCTATGTTGTGTTCGGACGTGAACAGTCAGTCGGAGACAAGAGGGCTATGACTATTAAGGTCAAGCAATTCTCGAATTTTGGTGCGGATGGTTACAGGCGTCACCTTCAGCTGCAGCGTGCAGAACATGTTTGGTGAAGCAGAGAAAGAAGCCTTTTTCTCGAAGGTCAACATGCGTTTATCCGACACCATGAATGCCCATATGAAATTTGAACAACCACTTTGTTTTCATTATAACTTGTGAATTGTCAAAGTCGTTATTAGCAACCTTCTTTTCCACCCTGATGACGTTGCTGGATTGGTGATCTTCCTAGCTAGGGCTCAAAGATGAGTTAATCATACGTTACTGTTAATCGATAtgtaggtccatatttaccGTACATTTGATATAGGACGTGATGACAGGTAACACAAGTTTAAATTATAGGTGCTGTG from Phaeodactylum tricornutum CCAP 1055/1 chromosome 22, whole genome shotgun sequence includes the following:
- a CDS encoding predicted protein, whose translation is VAYDIAEGVDYLHSKGIIYRDLKPDNIGFDSEGILKIFDFGLAKELREEERNVDGLYNMTGFTGAVRYMAPEVGLRQPYNLKADIYSWSMLMWYMMALEPPMGFYSPSMFIDRVFQKGYRPAVKEKWPEGLKQLMKDAWSDDTEERPSFQEIMTVLTNEVAR
- a CDS encoding predicted protein; amino-acid sequence: MKSATRRQQRPSHKRTPSSNSSLPSNSDRSAASALGLDGGQVDMPDSALLQFDRDAFSVSWKELVWTACFIGVVAVLSAFVGASAGISISIHFMETAQTPSFSRIAARERSMGPHLRVTMVDPKMSFSNIASRKNPHSADGIGLERVVTKSPTGWHSVLMVVDEQSLNDTEINGRWNKKAAMKLSPYELDWKPQVRPKMCSDGRTAGFDSWSTLRDAVQEANTYSARRFLHWTEYFAWMDDDFDGVFEDDSLYFEPEIRLAICPKAKLTPPKKHYYYGPRNEPIYVNAENIVLECDDCTMDAAGGTGHFLFGPQAKNALIRGVTFRRAKGSSISFYGDGAEVSFEDCLWVGQKGAASDRASISDVNSVVTLNFLRCEMDGINLIPLSLS